In Exiguobacterium sibiricum 7-3, a genomic segment contains:
- a CDS encoding GNAT family N-acetyltransferase, which yields MEWTVTEVKQTTEVLQLEKCVNDHDGIELKVAADWVGQNDFAIYDDTKLIGYLQAFAYLPTEWELNVFVDPDYRKQGVFKTLVEVAKEAARPQGVEAFTFVIDDASESGQAVLGQLGAEYRMTEYNMVLKKAQLFLKADPDFELREATADDRPFIVETLGSSFGNTADEAESIYQAIESDDRVTFIGVANRKPVGVIRAYLASDTQASIHAFAVRPEAQGNGYGKKMLKLMVQAMFRTGRTQLELDVETDNARALDLYKDAGFVVGRGYQFHVLGL from the coding sequence ATGGAATGGACAGTAACAGAAGTCAAACAAACAACAGAAGTATTGCAACTTGAGAAATGTGTCAACGATCACGACGGAATTGAATTGAAAGTCGCGGCGGATTGGGTCGGACAAAATGATTTCGCGATTTATGACGATACGAAATTAATCGGTTATCTGCAGGCCTTCGCGTATTTGCCGACGGAGTGGGAACTCAATGTCTTCGTCGATCCAGATTACCGGAAGCAAGGTGTCTTTAAGACACTTGTCGAAGTAGCGAAAGAAGCGGCACGTCCGCAAGGCGTCGAAGCGTTTACGTTCGTCATTGATGACGCAAGCGAGTCCGGCCAAGCGGTCCTTGGTCAACTTGGTGCTGAATACCGGATGACGGAATACAACATGGTGCTGAAAAAAGCGCAATTGTTCTTAAAAGCGGATCCGGATTTCGAACTGCGGGAAGCGACAGCGGACGATCGTCCGTTCATCGTTGAGACACTCGGTTCATCATTCGGCAACACGGCAGACGAGGCAGAATCTATTTACCAAGCGATTGAGTCGGATGATCGTGTCACGTTCATCGGTGTCGCAAACCGCAAGCCAGTTGGTGTCATTCGGGCTTATCTGGCGTCAGACACGCAGGCGAGCATTCATGCCTTTGCCGTCCGCCCGGAAGCACAGGGCAACGGATACGGTAAGAAAATGTTGAAGCTGATGGTCCAAGCGATGTTCCGGACCGGGCGGACGCAACTTGAGCTCGACGTCGAGACAGACAACGCACGAGCGCTTGATTTGTATAAAGATGCCGGGTTCGTTGTTGGACGCGGTTATCAGTTCCACGTGCTTGGCTTATAA
- a CDS encoding sensor domain-containing protein, protein MTFFNAMQRLSRSSTSPLLIGGLELSHPERMEPFFKQTTDAVFFFNHLGEIIYFNEYLPQMLGYSQETLYEHFAVFNPPEQIDAVTAFFKRALAGETVHYTAQGLHVDQHRLTLKITNMPIEQDGQIVGVYGVARDITREKQLEHDVAQIRSQLELTEQIAELVVFKYDPSTRTIEYSPSLINYLGLDPEKPEHLWNEQVHQWIHPRDFDPLKFQMIRLLDGELDTFEQEVSVLNANQEYQLLRLKALRRDGLNGPISVILYDLSEVDEVRRQLKLEREQTKEIYEALEAAISQIDLSSGRLLFHSKGFFQIFEELPKDLILSQDWLFERLDPRDKPAMKQFIKRLTSGKSGTIQYRLLFPDGRRKWVEDQQIPVFQLDGSIAYTNSIMHDITLQKEYEERLQQLAMHDSVTGLPNRISLTETIKDWMQTNTTFSILSISFNRISEINNAFGHASGDQWIQATSALLYTSKPDEVFFGHLGGDEYAILIPSSFKQDITSCAEALLTLSDAPILIEPYALFARVSIGISRFPDDSHDPIELMKHSYTALRRSRREDHSAVHHYASNLDIDYYRRYRLEQDLHYAIERNQLFLEYQPKVDSWTGKIIGLEALIRWQHPEWGRIPPNDFIPLAEESALHIAIGDWVVETACQAMINWSRAGAELVPISVNVSPKRFLIPGFEHQIEQALTTYQLSADLLELEITEAALIMDDPNISRTLEHLSQLGVRIALDDFGKGYSSMVYLQRYPINVVKIDRQFATHIAKDRKAQAIVKSILYMATEFNLAVIAEGIETLQQLEMFRFLNCPNIQGYLFSRPVSAEVMESFLLREVLYPIEACSLASDTIPSFSVSGKIKMLKHQNQAFDFSFSDIQAHRTSTRHLYFTTKTPLPLQTATFEVRLTEGIQMVSCTLSIIAIEQGQYVGQYATVQEAELVLRFFQSLRYTG, encoded by the coding sequence ATGACTTTTTTCAACGCGATGCAACGACTTAGTCGTTCGTCCACATCCCCTCTGTTGATCGGAGGGCTAGAACTGTCACATCCGGAACGTATGGAACCGTTTTTCAAGCAGACGACGGATGCTGTTTTTTTCTTCAATCACCTCGGTGAAATCATTTATTTTAATGAATACCTTCCGCAGATGCTCGGTTATTCGCAGGAAACGTTATACGAACATTTCGCAGTCTTCAATCCACCGGAACAGATTGATGCCGTGACTGCCTTTTTCAAACGTGCCCTTGCCGGGGAAACCGTCCATTATACAGCGCAAGGACTGCACGTCGATCAACATCGGCTGACGTTAAAAATCACCAACATGCCGATTGAACAAGATGGTCAGATTGTCGGCGTCTACGGCGTTGCCCGCGACATCACCCGCGAAAAGCAACTCGAACATGATGTCGCGCAAATCCGCTCCCAACTTGAACTGACGGAACAGATCGCGGAACTCGTCGTCTTCAAATATGATCCGTCGACACGAACCATCGAGTATTCCCCGTCCTTGATCAACTACTTAGGCCTTGATCCAGAGAAGCCCGAACACTTGTGGAATGAACAAGTGCACCAATGGATTCACCCACGTGACTTTGACCCACTCAAGTTTCAGATGATTCGGCTGCTCGACGGAGAACTCGATACGTTTGAACAAGAGGTATCCGTTCTAAATGCCAATCAAGAGTATCAACTCTTACGTTTAAAAGCGTTGCGACGAGACGGTCTGAATGGACCGATTTCAGTTATTTTGTACGATTTATCGGAAGTCGATGAAGTTCGGCGCCAACTGAAGCTCGAACGTGAACAGACAAAGGAAATCTACGAGGCGCTCGAAGCGGCGATTTCACAAATTGATTTATCAAGTGGACGGCTGCTGTTTCATTCCAAAGGATTCTTCCAGATTTTCGAGGAGCTGCCAAAAGACTTGATTCTCAGTCAAGACTGGTTGTTTGAGCGACTGGACCCGCGTGATAAACCGGCGATGAAACAGTTCATCAAACGCCTAACCTCCGGGAAATCCGGCACAATCCAGTATCGACTGCTGTTTCCAGATGGCCGTCGCAAATGGGTCGAGGATCAACAAATCCCCGTCTTTCAGCTCGATGGATCGATTGCCTATACGAACAGCATCATGCATGACATCACGTTACAAAAAGAATATGAAGAACGGTTGCAGCAACTCGCGATGCACGATTCTGTCACCGGTCTGCCAAACCGGATCTCGTTAACTGAAACCATCAAGGACTGGATGCAAACGAATACCACCTTCTCGATTTTATCGATTTCGTTTAACCGGATTTCTGAAATCAACAATGCATTTGGTCATGCGTCCGGTGATCAGTGGATTCAAGCAACGAGCGCTCTTCTCTACACATCAAAACCAGATGAAGTCTTTTTTGGTCATCTCGGTGGCGATGAATACGCGATCCTCATTCCGTCCAGCTTCAAGCAAGACATCACATCGTGTGCCGAAGCCTTGCTCACGTTATCTGATGCACCGATTCTGATTGAGCCATACGCCTTGTTTGCCCGGGTCTCGATTGGGATCAGCCGTTTTCCGGATGATAGTCATGATCCGATTGAGCTGATGAAACATTCATATACGGCACTGCGGCGTTCGCGCCGAGAAGACCATAGTGCCGTCCATCATTATGCGTCCAATCTCGATATCGATTACTATCGCCGTTACCGCCTCGAACAAGATTTGCATTACGCGATTGAGCGGAATCAACTGTTTCTTGAGTACCAACCGAAAGTCGATAGCTGGACTGGGAAAATCATTGGTCTCGAAGCCTTAATCCGGTGGCAACACCCGGAATGGGGACGGATTCCACCAAATGATTTTATTCCACTTGCAGAAGAAAGTGCACTCCATATCGCGATTGGCGACTGGGTCGTCGAGACGGCGTGTCAGGCGATGATCAACTGGTCCCGTGCCGGTGCTGAACTTGTTCCGATTTCCGTCAATGTCTCCCCAAAACGGTTTTTGATCCCCGGGTTCGAGCATCAAATCGAACAAGCTCTGACAACGTACCAGCTGTCGGCTGATCTGCTTGAACTTGAAATCACGGAAGCCGCCTTGATCATGGATGACCCGAACATCAGTCGGACCCTCGAACACTTAAGTCAGCTCGGTGTTCGGATTGCTCTCGACGACTTTGGAAAAGGATACTCCTCAATGGTCTATTTGCAACGTTATCCGATCAACGTCGTCAAGATTGATCGGCAATTTGCGACGCATATCGCGAAGGATCGAAAAGCGCAAGCCATCGTCAAAAGTATTCTTTACATGGCAACAGAGTTTAATCTAGCCGTCATCGCGGAAGGAATCGAAACATTACAACAACTCGAGATGTTCCGGTTCTTGAACTGTCCGAATATCCAAGGTTATTTATTTAGTAGACCGGTATCGGCAGAGGTGATGGAAAGTTTCCTCTTACGGGAAGTGTTGTATCCGATTGAAGCCTGTTCCCTTGCGTCCGATACCATTCCCAGTTTCTCCGTCTCAGGAAAAATCAAGATGCTGAAACATCAAAATCAAGCCTTTGATTTTAGTTTTTCAGACATTCAGGCACACCGGACGAGTACCCGTCATCTCTACTTCACGACGAAAACGCCACTGCCGTTGCAGACCGCGACGTTTGAAGTACGGCTCACCGAAGGGATTCAAATGGTCTCCTGTACCTTGTCCATCATCGCCATCGAACAGGGACAATATGTCGGACAATATGCAACTGTCCAAGAAGCTGAACTGGTCTTACGTTTTTTCCAGTCTCTTCGCTATACCGGATAA